A single genomic interval of Physeter macrocephalus isolate SW-GA chromosome 5, ASM283717v5, whole genome shotgun sequence harbors:
- the LOC112066265 gene encoding NADH dehydrogenase [ubiquinone] 1 beta subcomplex subunit 2, mitochondrial — MSALTRLAPLARVGGHFFRGRRARAAGGAGVRHAGGGVPLEPRYRQFPQLTRSQVIKAEFFSATMWFWILWRFWHDSDAVLGHFPYPDPSQWTDEELGILPDDED; from the exons ATGTCGGCTTTGACGCGTCTAGCGCCTTTAGCGCGCGTTGGAGGCCACTTCTTCAGGGGCCGCCGCGCGCGGGCGGCTGGAGGCGCTGGGGTCCGTCA TGCTGGTGGAGGTGTGCCTCTCGAGCCCCGGTACAGACAGTTTCCCCAGCTGACCAGATCCCAGGTGATCAAGGCAGAGTTCTTCAGTGCAACCATGTGGTTCTGGATTCTCTGGCGCTTCTGGCATGACTCAGATGCCGTGCTG GGTCACTTTCCATATCCAGATCCTTCCCAGTGGACGGATGAAGAATTAGGTATCCTTCCTGATGATGAAGACTGA
- the LOC102987193 gene encoding NADH dehydrogenase [ubiquinone] 1 beta subcomplex subunit 2, mitochondrial, which translates to MNKNDGFELLKTKVLKAFHFCFLAGARYSKLLNISVSSRSAGGGVPLEPRYRQFPQLTRSQVIKAEFFSATMWFWILWRFWHDSDAVLGHFPYPDPSQWTDEELGILPDDED; encoded by the exons atgaacaAGAATGATGGATTTGaattattgaaaacaaaagttcttaaagcttttcacttttgtttccttgCAGGAGCCAG ATATAGCAAGCTGCTTAACATTTCTGTTTCGTCACGTAGTGCTGGTGGAGGTGTGCCTCTCGAGCCCCGGTACAGACAGTTTCCCCAGCTGACCAGATCCCAGGTGATCAAGGCAGAGTTCTTCAGTGCAACCATGTGGTTCTGGATTCTCTGGCGCTTCTGGCATGACTCAGATGCCGTGCTG GGTCACTTTCCATATCCAGATCCTTCCCAGTGGACGGATGAAGAATTAGGTATCCTTCCTGATGATGAAGACTGA